A DNA window from Pyxidicoccus xibeiensis contains the following coding sequences:
- a CDS encoding FAD-dependent oxidoreductase, which produces MGGTALRDVVGAPAAALARSGLRVTVLEARERVGGRVATVRDAVTDVPLELGAELVHGAPDSLRKLARRARLSVRHCDDTHALLWKGRFGDGDASFGFLAELAGAKPPDRPVAMPSSRQGRWRRCGRGHEHRRRGGHRPWGHRHRGARRA; this is translated from the coding sequence GTGGGAGGCACGGCCCTTCGCGACGTCGTGGGGGCTCCGGCGGCGGCCCTGGCCCGCTCGGGGCTTCGCGTCACGGTGCTGGAGGCGCGGGAGCGCGTGGGCGGCCGCGTGGCCACCGTGCGCGACGCCGTCACCGACGTGCCCCTGGAGCTGGGGGCCGAGCTCGTCCACGGAGCGCCGGACTCGCTGCGGAAGCTCGCGCGGCGGGCGCGCCTCTCCGTGCGCCACTGCGACGATACGCATGCGCTCCTCTGGAAGGGACGCTTCGGGGACGGGGATGCCTCCTTCGGCTTCCTCGCGGAGCTCGCGGGCGCGAAGCCTCCGGACCGGCCCGTGGCGATGCCGTCATCCCGTCAGGGGCGTTGGAGGCGGTGCGGGCGAGGCCACGAACACCGACGGCGAGGAGGGCACCGTCCATGGGGCCATCGCCACCGGGGAGCGCGCCGCGCGTGA